A portion of the Paenibacillus marchantiae genome contains these proteins:
- a CDS encoding extracellular solute-binding protein, translating to MAGILQRKKWILPIVIAAAAACVILLLTSGAGVKSAVVPSGSLPAIEVDAILQQTRQKNGYEQYLSQAGEASRPNVDMTIEAGDYIRAEGEEVRKLNNYEGRPGVSLHTGETGEIDWVVEVPETGLYNLSAVYFPVEGKSSAIERALYIDGELPFAEAAYLQFDRVWGNEKQAVEQDNQGNDLRPKQVEKPRWMEETFQDSDGYEQAPFKFYLEKGKHTLTLKSSREPVVIRSIRLFNEKPAVAYAETAGAKQMDSSGQPKDVFIRIEGEAAVAKSSPTLYPTSERSSSAVSPYSASQVRINTIGGFNWRLPGQWIEWEVDVPESGLYHIGFTAQQNFVKGIYSTRKLTIDGEIPFAEMTKAPFRYQSDYRIDVLGGEDAYKFQLDKGKHVIRLENSLGDFAPLIRNVEDSLYNLNSMYRRILMITGTKPDEFRDYRVEKQIPNLLEVFSGESKRLKEVARQLRLLSGQSSDQEALIKTMAQQLDEMIDKPDSIPRRLAAYKTNTGGLGTWVQQAREQPLEIDALYVASLDSSIPGTGTGPLAKLGHEAKTFYHSFFIDYNQIGNVATSEDQRTVTVWIGSGRDQANTMKAMIDETFTPESGINVNLKLVNMGTLLPATLSGEGPDVAMQIGNDLPVNFAMRNSAVDLTQFSDYTTVEQEFRDSAIVPYAYDSGVYALPETQTFNMLFYRKDVLAELGLEVPQTWDDVESLLAILSKNHMEFGMPVVAQANIQGVNIPPNSQYATMLLQNGGSFYRNDGKESDLDSRIGIETFKKWTEFYTDYKLEREYDFANRFRTGQMPIGLTDYTMYNQLSVFAPEIRGLWGFVPVPGTVQPDGTLNRDVPGGGSAVMMLESAKDQEAAWEFMKWWTSTPVQAEFGREMEGLMGAAARYPTANIKALDSLPWPAEDYANLKAQFETVKGIPEVPGGYFTGRHLFNAFYKTVVGQVEARESIMDYTQYIQDEIRVKRNEFGLP from the coding sequence AAAGAGTGCAGTTGTGCCTTCTGGCAGTTTGCCTGCCATTGAGGTGGATGCCATCTTGCAGCAGACGAGGCAGAAGAACGGATATGAACAATATCTATCCCAAGCAGGCGAGGCCTCACGACCGAATGTGGATATGACCATAGAAGCAGGAGACTACATACGGGCAGAGGGTGAAGAGGTACGCAAGCTGAATAATTATGAGGGCAGGCCGGGTGTATCGCTTCATACTGGGGAGACAGGCGAGATTGACTGGGTAGTTGAAGTACCGGAAACCGGGCTGTACAACCTCTCTGCTGTCTATTTTCCCGTAGAAGGCAAGAGTTCGGCTATTGAGCGTGCATTGTACATTGACGGTGAACTTCCGTTTGCGGAAGCCGCCTATTTGCAGTTTGACCGGGTATGGGGCAATGAGAAACAAGCTGTTGAACAGGATAATCAGGGCAATGATCTTCGTCCAAAACAAGTGGAGAAGCCCCGCTGGATGGAGGAAACATTTCAGGACTCGGACGGGTATGAACAGGCTCCATTCAAATTCTATCTGGAAAAGGGGAAGCACACGTTAACGCTGAAATCCTCTCGCGAACCCGTGGTAATTCGATCCATACGACTATTCAACGAGAAGCCAGCCGTTGCTTATGCGGAAACCGCGGGGGCCAAGCAGATGGATTCTTCCGGTCAGCCTAAGGATGTGTTCATCCGAATTGAAGGGGAAGCGGCTGTTGCCAAATCTTCTCCTACGTTATATCCAACCAGTGAAAGATCAAGTTCAGCCGTATCTCCGTACAGCGCTTCCCAGGTGCGTATTAATACGATTGGTGGCTTTAACTGGCGTCTGCCAGGACAGTGGATCGAATGGGAAGTGGACGTGCCGGAGAGTGGACTTTATCATATCGGTTTTACCGCTCAGCAAAATTTTGTCAAAGGCATCTATTCCACACGCAAGCTGACCATCGATGGCGAGATTCCATTTGCGGAGATGACAAAGGCGCCATTCCGTTACCAAAGCGACTATCGCATTGATGTGCTGGGCGGTGAGGATGCTTACAAGTTCCAGTTGGATAAAGGCAAACATGTCATTCGGCTGGAGAACAGCCTGGGCGACTTCGCACCACTTATTCGCAATGTGGAGGACAGCCTGTACAACCTGAACTCCATGTACCGGAGAATCCTAATGATTACAGGCACCAAGCCGGATGAATTCCGGGATTATCGGGTGGAGAAGCAGATCCCAAATCTGCTGGAGGTGTTTAGCGGAGAAAGCAAACGTCTGAAGGAAGTTGCAAGGCAACTTCGTCTTCTGTCAGGCCAGTCCAGCGATCAGGAAGCGTTGATCAAAACGATGGCCCAACAGCTGGATGAGATGATCGATAAGCCGGATAGCATTCCAAGAAGACTTGCCGCTTACAAAACGAACACAGGCGGACTGGGGACATGGGTGCAGCAGGCTCGCGAGCAACCGCTTGAGATTGATGCTCTCTATGTAGCTTCATTAGACAGCAGCATTCCCGGAACGGGTACGGGTCCACTGGCGAAGCTTGGTCATGAAGCGAAGACATTCTATCACTCGTTCTTCATTGATTATAACCAGATCGGGAACGTAGCCACATCAGAGGATCAGCGCACGGTGACGGTCTGGATCGGCAGTGGCCGTGATCAGGCGAACACGATGAAAGCGATGATTGATGAGACATTCACACCGGAGAGCGGCATCAACGTCAATTTGAAGCTGGTCAACATGGGTACGCTGTTGCCAGCCACCTTGTCGGGTGAAGGACCTGATGTAGCGATGCAGATCGGCAATGATCTGCCGGTGAACTTTGCGATGCGGAACTCGGCGGTGGATCTCACCCAGTTCAGTGACTATACCACGGTAGAACAGGAGTTTAGAGACAGTGCCATCGTACCGTACGCCTATGATTCAGGCGTGTACGCCCTGCCGGAGACACAGACCTTTAATATGTTGTTTTATCGAAAAGATGTGCTTGCAGAGCTGGGGCTTGAAGTTCCTCAAACGTGGGATGATGTCGAGAGCCTGCTGGCGATTCTGAGTAAAAATCATATGGAATTTGGCATGCCGGTGGTGGCCCAAGCCAACATTCAGGGGGTCAATATCCCGCCTAACTCGCAGTATGCCACAATGCTGCTGCAGAACGGAGGCTCCTTCTATCGGAATGACGGCAAGGAATCGGATCTGGACTCGCGCATCGGTATTGAGACCTTTAAGAAGTGGACAGAGTTTTATACCGATTACAAGCTGGAGCGGGAGTATGACTTTGCCAACCGTTTCCGGACTGGACAGATGCCGATTGGTCTGACGGATTACACGATGTATAACCAGTTGTCTGTATTTGCACCGGAGATCCGTGGATTATGGGGATTTGTTCCGGTTCCGGGGACTGTGCAGCCGGATGGAACATTGAATCGGGACGTTCCGGGTGGCGGCAGCGCGGTCATGATGCTGGAAAGCGCCAAGGACCAAGAGGCCGCGTGGGAGTTCATGAAATGGTGGACCAGTACACCGGTTCAGGCTGAGTTTGGCCGCGAGATGGAAGGGCTGATGGGTGCGGCTGCGCGTTATCCGACAGCCAACATCAAGGCACTCGATTCACTTCCATGGCCTGCTGAGGATTATGCGAATCTGAAAGCACAATTCGAGACGGTAAAGGGCATTCCCGAGGTGCCTGGCGGTTATTTTACCGGACGCCATCTGTTCAATGCATTTTACAAGACGGTTGTTGGCCAAGTGGAAGCCAGGGAATCCATCATGGATTACACCCAGTATATTCAGGACGAGATTCGAGTCAAGCGTAATGAATTTGGTCTTCCGTAA
- a CDS encoding carbohydrate ABC transporter permease — MGMKSWWSWKLKEMKASKHSYVLLAPYMILFIMFTVIPVVISIILSFTYFNMLEFPRFIGWQNYTRLFLEDDVFLIAIKNTLLFAIITGPISYIACFVFAWIINELTPKWRAFMTLIFYAPSISGNVYFIWLMIFSGDRYGIANGLLIKWGFLLEPIQWLKTEAYIMPILILVQLWLSLGTGFLAFIAGLQTVDRTLYEAGAVDGIKNRWQELWYITLPSMRPQLMFGAVIQLTTSFAVADVSIALAGFPSVNYAAETVVTHLIDFGTTRFEMGYASAIATVLFMIMVGTNLLVQKLLRRVGE, encoded by the coding sequence ATGGGCATGAAATCATGGTGGTCCTGGAAGCTCAAGGAAATGAAGGCCAGCAAACATTCCTATGTACTGCTAGCTCCTTATATGATCCTATTCATCATGTTCACTGTGATTCCGGTGGTCATCTCCATCATACTCAGCTTCACTTATTTCAACATGTTGGAGTTTCCGCGTTTTATTGGCTGGCAGAACTATACCCGGCTGTTTCTGGAGGATGACGTATTTCTGATTGCTATCAAAAATACGTTGCTGTTTGCCATTATTACCGGACCCATCAGCTATATTGCCTGTTTCGTATTTGCGTGGATCATTAATGAATTAACACCCAAATGGAGAGCGTTCATGACGCTGATTTTCTATGCGCCATCCATATCGGGGAACGTCTATTTTATCTGGCTGATGATTTTCTCGGGGGATCGCTACGGTATAGCCAATGGACTGCTGATCAAATGGGGATTTCTGCTGGAGCCAATCCAGTGGTTGAAAACGGAAGCCTATATTATGCCAATCCTCATTCTGGTGCAATTGTGGCTCAGTCTTGGCACAGGCTTTCTGGCGTTTATCGCCGGTTTGCAGACCGTAGACCGGACGTTATATGAAGCAGGTGCGGTAGATGGAATCAAAAATCGCTGGCAGGAGCTCTGGTATATTACCCTGCCTTCGATGCGCCCGCAATTGATGTTCGGTGCGGTCATTCAACTTACGACCTCATTCGCGGTGGCGGATGTGTCCATTGCGCTGGCGGGGTTCCCAAGTGTGAACTATGCGGCGGAGACGGTGGTGACCCATTTGATCGACTTTGGTACAACGCGGTTTGAGATGGGATACGCCTCGGCGATTGCAACCGTGCTGTTCATGATTATGGTGGGCACCAACCTGCTGGTACAGAAACTGCTTCGAAGGGTGGGAGAATAG
- a CDS encoding carbohydrate ABC transporter permease — protein MAAIATGKKRVNRSLSGSISLFALLLVFGAFMVLPLIYAINNAFKPLDEIFTFPPTLFVKNPTFSNFTDLLNLLSDSWVPFSRYIFNTVFITGIGIVGHVLLASAAAYPLAKHKFPGKVFMFQVVVLSLMFTPAVTAIPNYMIMSWLGWIDTYWAVIIPAFAYSLGLYLMKQFMEQIPDALLEAAKIDGASEYRIFWSIVMPNVKPAWLTLIILLFQMLWGSDGNGYIYSEQLKTLHYAAGQIIQGGISRAGAGAAVALILMSVPITLFIFSQSRIIETMASSGMKE, from the coding sequence ATGGCTGCAATTGCGACAGGCAAAAAGCGGGTCAACCGCTCTTTATCAGGAAGCATCTCCCTGTTTGCCCTTCTGCTCGTATTTGGTGCTTTCATGGTGCTGCCGCTGATCTATGCGATCAATAATGCGTTCAAACCGCTGGATGAGATTTTTACTTTTCCACCCACACTATTTGTCAAAAATCCAACGTTCAGCAACTTTACGGATCTGCTGAATCTGCTGAGTGACTCGTGGGTTCCGTTCTCACGATATATATTCAACACGGTATTTATTACGGGCATTGGCATCGTGGGCCATGTACTGCTCGCTTCGGCAGCGGCGTACCCACTCGCCAAGCACAAATTTCCGGGCAAAGTGTTCATGTTCCAGGTTGTTGTGCTTTCCCTGATGTTCACACCTGCCGTGACGGCCATTCCCAACTATATGATCATGTCATGGCTGGGTTGGATTGATACGTATTGGGCCGTCATTATTCCGGCATTTGCCTATTCATTGGGTCTGTATCTGATGAAGCAGTTCATGGAGCAGATCCCGGATGCGTTGCTGGAAGCAGCCAAAATTGACGGTGCCAGTGAATACCGGATTTTCTGGTCCATTGTCATGCCCAATGTAAAGCCAGCTTGGCTCACCTTGATCATTCTGCTGTTCCAGATGCTGTGGGGCAGTGATGGCAATGGATACATCTACAGTGAACAGCTCAAGACCTTGCACTATGCGGCGGGTCAGATCATTCAGGGCGGGATATCCCGGGCCGGGGCAGGTGCTGCGGTAGCACTTATTTTGATGAGTGTGCCCATTACGCTGTTCATTTTCTCGCAGAGCCGCATCATTGAGACGATGGCGAGTTCGGGCATGAAGGAATAA
- a CDS encoding NHL repeat-containing protein, which produces MARTVKRWLVLLAAVSLLLVNAVPAAASPAPYESYNYNYWKEAVPSPDAYLPKQTISGSDLGIGEFKDPGDVNVSPSGQIYILDSGNSRIVVLDADYKLLRVIEGFMMDGSKESFNTPGGLFVDEEDRVYIADTGNSRVVVLDAEGQLVHTITKPESDILATNFQFQPLKLTVDRVGRVYVVAQGVYEGIMQFDERGQFIGYVGTNKVERDYGEYIWRMLSTKAQRAQMVLFVPTEFSNVDIDSKGFVYATNIDPGSSEPIKRLNPSGEDVLKRFGYFEVKGDIRFRNNPGPSKLIDVKVLGNGMYSVLDATQNRVFTYDDEGHLLYVYGGKGNQVGTLKTPVAMEQSGDHQLVLDRGKSNLVIYEPTRFGASVNEAVALHYQGEDTEAVHIWKEVLKLNANYDIAYIGIGKSLLMEKKNEEALGYFELGMDRKSYSVAFKRYRREMMKEHFGTFLTLAIALIFILILVRVAVKWRRRRQIDREAGLH; this is translated from the coding sequence ATGGCACGCACAGTGAAAAGATGGCTTGTTCTCCTGGCGGCAGTATCGCTGCTGCTGGTGAATGCCGTGCCTGCGGCGGCCTCCCCGGCGCCGTATGAGAGTTATAACTACAACTACTGGAAAGAGGCCGTTCCTTCACCGGATGCCTATCTGCCCAAGCAAACCATCTCGGGCAGTGACCTGGGCATTGGCGAATTCAAAGACCCCGGTGATGTAAACGTTTCTCCCTCCGGGCAGATTTATATTTTGGACAGTGGCAACAGCCGAATTGTTGTCCTGGACGCGGATTATAAGCTGCTGCGGGTGATCGAAGGATTTATGATGGACGGCAGCAAGGAGAGTTTTAATACGCCAGGTGGATTATTCGTGGATGAAGAGGATCGAGTATACATCGCTGATACGGGGAACAGCCGTGTAGTTGTCCTGGATGCGGAAGGTCAGCTGGTCCATACGATTACGAAGCCGGAGTCCGATATCCTCGCGACCAATTTTCAGTTCCAACCGCTGAAATTGACTGTGGACCGGGTAGGCCGCGTGTATGTGGTGGCTCAGGGTGTTTACGAAGGAATTATGCAGTTTGACGAGCGCGGCCAGTTCATTGGATACGTTGGTACGAACAAGGTGGAACGCGACTACGGCGAATACATTTGGCGGATGCTCTCAACCAAAGCCCAGCGGGCGCAGATGGTTTTGTTTGTACCGACCGAGTTTTCCAATGTCGATATCGACTCCAAAGGGTTCGTATATGCGACCAATATCGACCCGGGTTCCAGCGAACCGATTAAACGTCTCAATCCATCCGGCGAGGATGTGCTGAAGAGATTTGGTTATTTTGAAGTCAAAGGAGATATCAGATTCCGCAATAACCCGGGTCCGTCCAAACTGATTGATGTGAAGGTACTGGGCAACGGTATGTACAGTGTGCTGGATGCGACGCAGAACCGGGTGTTTACTTACGATGATGAAGGTCATCTGCTCTACGTATATGGAGGCAAAGGAAATCAGGTGGGAACGCTCAAAACACCAGTCGCCATGGAACAATCCGGGGATCATCAATTGGTACTGGATCGGGGGAAAAGCAATCTGGTTATCTATGAGCCAACACGGTTTGGAGCCAGCGTGAATGAGGCGGTTGCCCTTCATTATCAGGGTGAGGATACGGAGGCTGTTCATATTTGGAAAGAAGTGCTGAAGTTGAACGCCAACTATGATATCGCCTATATCGGTATCGGAAAATCCTTGCTGATGGAGAAGAAAAACGAGGAAGCTCTGGGTTATTTCGAACTGGGTATGGATCGCAAAAGTTATTCTGTCGCGTTCAAAAGATATCGGCGAGAGATGATGAAGGAACATTTCGGCACCTTTCTGACGCTTGCCATCGCACTGATTTTCATTCTGATCCTGGTCCGAGTGGCGGTTAAATGGAGACGGAGGAGGCAGATTGACCGTGAAGCAGGATTACATTAA
- a CDS encoding YIP1 family protein yields the protein MKQDYIKFPLHLIFHPIDAFWDIKSDQRGRLTVAFGALALTIIMMILQKQYAGFLVNYIDPRTINSIGEIATVAVPFFLWCIANWAVTTLMEGEGKFREIFLATGYSLIPIILIYVPMIIISRFMVQEETAFYYLFNSIAFFWFVLLLFIGTMTVHQYTVIKTILTMLLTLIVMGIIVFLGALVFSMLQQLYEFGYNIYRELIFRT from the coding sequence GTGAAGCAGGATTACATTAAGTTTCCGCTGCATCTCATTTTTCACCCCATTGATGCATTCTGGGATATCAAGTCGGATCAGCGGGGCAGGTTGACCGTTGCTTTTGGAGCACTGGCGCTTACCATTATCATGATGATTTTGCAAAAACAATACGCGGGGTTTCTTGTGAATTACATCGATCCTCGCACAATCAACAGCATAGGGGAGATCGCAACGGTTGCAGTACCGTTCTTTCTTTGGTGCATAGCCAACTGGGCGGTAACCACCCTAATGGAAGGTGAAGGAAAGTTCAGGGAGATTTTTCTGGCAACAGGATACTCGCTTATTCCGATTATTTTGATCTATGTCCCGATGATTATCATTAGCCGGTTTATGGTACAGGAAGAGACGGCTTTTTATTATTTATTTAATAGCATCGCGTTCTTCTGGTTCGTGCTGCTGCTCTTCATTGGCACGATGACGGTACACCAGTACACCGTGATCAAAACGATCCTGACGATGCTGCTGACGTTAATTGTCATGGGCATAATCGTGTTCCTCGGAGCATTGGTGTTCAGCATGTTGCAGCAGTTATATGAATTCGGTTACAACATCTACCGCGAGTTGATTTTTCGGACCTAA
- a CDS encoding carbohydrate ABC transporter permease, with amino-acid sequence MRTLRLSLKSRRALLGLAFISPWLIGFIFLFATPLLQSIRFSLSNLSVAPGGYVLDFIGLKNFKDAILVDATFNRILVDSVGAMLLNVPMILFFSLFTATLLNQKFKGRTMARAIFFLPVILASSAVAAAESAGLINLMGDISAVDTSAEGGASFNVVSIVRMLNDVGLPMAYVDYIVEAIMRIYDIVSSSGVQILIFLAALQSVPGSMYEVAKIEGATAYESFWKITFPMVSPLILTNVIYTIIDSFAGSPVTEAIYQTAFKTQNFGLSSAMSWLYTLVIGLVLVVVGWVLSRRVHYN; translated from the coding sequence ATGAGAACCCTTCGTTTATCCTTGAAATCACGGAGAGCGCTGCTTGGCCTTGCGTTTATTTCGCCCTGGCTGATTGGTTTCATCTTCTTGTTCGCTACGCCGCTGCTGCAATCGATCCGGTTCAGTTTGAGCAATCTGTCGGTTGCCCCAGGAGGATATGTACTGGATTTTATCGGTTTGAAAAATTTCAAAGATGCCATCCTGGTCGATGCAACATTTAACCGGATCTTGGTGGATTCGGTCGGAGCGATGCTGCTGAATGTGCCGATGATTCTATTCTTCAGTTTATTTACGGCGACACTGCTTAACCAGAAATTCAAGGGCAGAACGATGGCACGTGCGATCTTCTTCCTGCCGGTCATTCTGGCCTCCAGTGCTGTGGCGGCGGCCGAGTCCGCAGGTCTGATCAATCTGATGGGAGACATCAGTGCAGTGGATACGTCGGCGGAGGGGGGAGCTTCGTTCAACGTCGTTTCAATCGTGCGAATGCTGAATGATGTGGGGCTGCCAATGGCATATGTCGATTACATCGTTGAAGCCATCATGCGCATTTACGATATTGTCAGCAGCTCTGGCGTACAGATTCTGATCTTCCTCGCTGCGCTGCAATCGGTACCCGGCTCGATGTATGAAGTGGCCAAAATTGAAGGTGCAACGGCCTATGAATCCTTCTGGAAAATTACGTTTCCGATGGTGAGTCCATTGATCCTGACGAATGTCATCTATACGATTATTGATTCCTTTGCAGGCAGCCCGGTGACGGAGGCCATCTACCAGACGGCATTTAAAACCCAGAACTTCGGCCTGAGCTCAGCCATGTCCTGGCTGTATACGCTGGTCATCGGTCTGGTATTGGTTGTTGTGGGATGGGTACTGTCACGACGGGTTCATTACAACTGA
- a CDS encoding carbohydrate ABC transporter permease, whose amino-acid sequence MAVSGTDRMVVVPKENYRMQRVRNKTSDLLYSIFRYALIIGISFIILYPLFLKISVAFKDKQDIYNPTIYMIPQHFTLDNIKLAAQVMDYLPLLANTLLFVTITTLLTAISCALAGYGFARFSFPGSNVLFVLVILTILVPTSTLMVPMYLHFRNFDFLGMIRLFTGREGINLLNTYWPSMITAATAGGLKAGLFIYIFRQFFKGMPKEIEEAALIDGAGGFRTFARIMLPNAISPLITVILFSFVWQYNDTFYSALFMSESPLISLKVASLPAQANQLIPQLMGFGSNSGMKADPNYVAMIVDTGILLAIAPLIILYLFVQRYFVESIERSGVVG is encoded by the coding sequence ATGGCTGTGTCGGGAACGGATCGCATGGTGGTGGTTCCGAAAGAGAACTACCGCATGCAGAGGGTACGAAACAAGACATCGGACCTCCTGTATTCCATCTTCAGATATGCATTGATTATTGGTATTTCATTTATTATTTTGTATCCATTGTTTCTTAAAATCTCGGTTGCGTTCAAAGATAAACAGGATATCTATAATCCGACCATCTATATGATTCCCCAGCATTTTACGCTGGATAATATCAAGCTTGCGGCGCAGGTGATGGATTATTTACCTTTGCTGGCGAATACGTTGTTGTTCGTCACGATTACAACGCTGCTCACAGCGATATCCTGTGCGTTAGCCGGGTACGGCTTCGCCCGCTTTTCTTTTCCCGGCAGCAATGTGCTGTTTGTATTAGTCATCCTCACTATTTTAGTACCGACAAGCACCCTGATGGTGCCGATGTATCTGCATTTCCGCAACTTTGATTTTCTCGGCATGATTCGGCTGTTCACGGGGCGAGAAGGGATCAACCTGCTGAATACATACTGGCCGTCGATGATTACTGCGGCTACGGCTGGTGGGCTGAAGGCGGGGCTGTTCATTTATATTTTCCGCCAGTTCTTCAAGGGCATGCCCAAGGAAATTGAAGAAGCTGCACTGATTGATGGAGCAGGCGGATTCCGGACATTTGCCCGAATTATGCTGCCGAACGCCATTTCACCGCTGATCACAGTCATACTGTTCTCGTTTGTCTGGCAGTACAACGATACGTTCTATTCCGCGCTATTTATGAGTGAAAGCCCGCTTATTTCGCTGAAGGTGGCTTCATTGCCTGCCCAGGCGAACCAGCTAATTCCCCAATTGATGGGATTTGGCTCAAACTCAGGCATGAAGGCAGATCCCAATTATGTTGCCATGATCGTGGATACAGGAATTCTGCTGGCGATTGCACCGCTCATTATTTTGTATTTGTTTGTACAGCGCTATTTCGTCGAGAGTATTGAACGTTCAGGTGTAGTTGGTTAA
- a CDS encoding glycosyl hydrolase → MTEQKISGYLVNKDATSEARELMKYLAERYGKGVLSGQQDYGNLNWINENTGRKPAVIGFDLMDYSPSRTERGAISQEIRDAIAWHLQGGIVTLCWHWNAPTHLIDEPGKEWWRGFYTDATTYDLDSALAHPESQEYTLLIRDIDAIAVHLQELKEAGVPVLFRPLHEAEGGWFWWGAKGPEPAKQLYRLMYDQLVNTYELGNLIWVWNSEKPDWYPGDDVVDIVSVDVYPEAGDHSPLAKRYENLRELVNDSKIIALAENGSIPDPKQMKEQGVHWSWFCTWTGEFLKGGNHNTVAYLKEVYNSEEVITLDQLPKWSWR, encoded by the coding sequence ATGACGGAACAAAAGATAAGCGGTTATTTGGTGAATAAAGATGCGACTTCCGAGGCTAGAGAACTGATGAAGTACTTGGCGGAGCGTTATGGAAAAGGGGTACTGTCCGGCCAGCAGGATTACGGCAATCTGAACTGGATTAATGAGAATACAGGCCGCAAGCCGGCGGTAATTGGATTCGATCTCATGGATTATTCTCCATCAAGGACAGAACGCGGCGCGATCTCTCAGGAGATTCGGGATGCGATTGCATGGCATCTGCAAGGCGGAATTGTGACATTGTGTTGGCACTGGAATGCACCTACTCATCTGATAGATGAACCAGGCAAAGAATGGTGGCGCGGTTTCTATACGGATGCCACCACCTACGATCTCGATTCAGCATTGGCTCATCCTGAATCGCAAGAGTATACCTTATTGATCCGGGATATCGATGCCATTGCAGTACATCTGCAAGAACTCAAGGAGGCTGGGGTGCCTGTGTTATTCCGGCCGCTTCATGAAGCGGAAGGAGGCTGGTTCTGGTGGGGAGCCAAAGGACCTGAACCTGCCAAACAGTTATACCGCCTAATGTATGATCAATTGGTCAACACGTATGAGCTGGGTAATCTGATCTGGGTGTGGAACTCGGAAAAGCCGGATTGGTATCCGGGTGACGATGTGGTGGACATTGTGAGTGTGGATGTGTATCCAGAAGCAGGCGATCACAGCCCATTAGCTAAGCGTTATGAAAATCTGCGTGAATTAGTGAATGACAGCAAAATCATTGCTTTAGCCGAGAATGGCTCCATTCCTGATCCAAAGCAGATGAAAGAGCAAGGTGTACATTGGAGCTGGTTCTGTACCTGGACAGGGGAATTCCTAAAGGGTGGCAATCATAATACCGTGGCGTATTTGAAGGAAGTATATAATAGTGAAGAAGTCATTACGCTGGATCAATTACCGAAGTGGAGTTGGAGATAG
- a CDS encoding SunI/YnzG family protein, giving the protein MLGIKVQQVQNKLIIRWQLSKIEILISDIKAVTLDDTYGGSEPSAIRIGAAYGASETILIRTTNQSYILFTSNEALYPKISAMLSNNSGERNASNLQRANESSAP; this is encoded by the coding sequence ATGTTAGGCATTAAAGTACAGCAAGTACAGAATAAACTCATCATCCGTTGGCAGCTTTCCAAAATAGAAATTCTCATCTCAGATATTAAAGCAGTTACCCTTGATGATACATATGGTGGAAGTGAGCCTTCAGCCATTCGAATCGGCGCAGCGTATGGCGCTTCCGAAACAATCCTGATCCGTACAACCAATCAATCCTACATCTTGTTTACTTCCAATGAGGCATTGTATCCAAAAATCAGTGCCATGCTATCCAATAATTCAGGTGAGCGGAATGCGTCAAACTTGCAACGTGCTAACGAATCTAGCGCACCTTAA